In a genomic window of Pelorhabdus rhamnosifermentans:
- a CDS encoding electron transfer flavoprotein subunit beta/FixA family protein, with protein sequence REHEEGYEVIEGKMPLLVTVVKSANEPRFATVRGTMKANRKEIPVLTLADLDVDEKRLGLKGSPTQVKKIFTPP encoded by the coding sequence CGTGAGCATGAAGAAGGTTATGAAGTCATCGAAGGGAAAATGCCTTTGCTTGTTACAGTTGTAAAATCAGCCAATGAGCCCCGGTTTGCTACGGTGCGCGGCACAATGAAAGCAAATCGGAAGGAAATTCCCGTTTTGACACTTGCTGATTTGGATGTAGATGAGAAACGTCTGGGTTTAAAAGGTTCTCCTACACAGGTAAAGAAAATCTTTACGCCTCC